The Hordeum vulgare subsp. vulgare chromosome 7H, MorexV3_pseudomolecules_assembly, whole genome shotgun sequence DNA window agacctcgtctctccactgacaccacgccgtcgtgttgctggacttcttccccaacctctctgtcgtggttttgtcacggcagatgtcctcgtgaaaggacttagtacgggagccatcgcactttggtggcgactcaaaagggttgaacaggaggaacgcggcgggttacccaggttcggcccctcatatggaggtaatagcctacgtcctgctttgcgtgtattgatgtggattcgattacaagaaaggcgtaactcgcctaacctagcgctcgatgatttctcacctccctctcccccttcagactcgcctttatatattggtcgaggctttagggtttacaagagttccttcctccttacaaatcgtgaccaccgcggtctctaagccgCCATCTTGCAGAACCcaaagaccttccataaatcataaccgtccTGTGGCCTTGAAccacccaggctgaggcccaaataGCCCAAAGAATGAATCGCCTtacaagtaacccggcccatattgggcgggtcacttaataagccatatccccaacattaggccccaaattgacttgaatcttcatgccaatgcttccgctctagttgaaggtgattcactccttcatTTTCCTCCATACGTCAGAATTTTTAACTCGCCATCTGGTACCGGaaaaatctttgagtcgccaaTCCATCTCCCGTTGGCACCTTCCTTATCCCTCGATCTTCGGGAAAtttaacataatcccaacggatcttttagtgcatcattatcccaaaattttcggacgtcatcatggcgaatcttttattccccaacggttcccgctcttggcgcctcgattccagcgcccgtcctgataaataggcggaagggacagggctggcgctggccacctaccagtctcgtcagtccccccccccattatcacagcaaaagaccgcaccgcttcccgagggctccgccgccggctgcaacttccgcccccgttcgaggagctccagtgccgcccgcaagccgtcgtcgtcgtcaagcACCGCACCTCGGTCGATCCGTTCGCCGTtattgtccatcgcatcatcacCGGCAACCTCGCTGCTCGCCCCGAGCTCTGCCGCCGCCGAaggcctcttcgttcgtcgggacccccACGCTTCCCCAGCGATCTCCGTCACCGCCGGTCTTCTTTgaccgagagcatcaggttaggtccTTGCTCCCCCTCTTAGGAGTAGGTTTATTCCTTGCTCGTATTTCCGCCATTGccgtagctttgaagctttccgcTCGTAGTCATTCATTTCCCTCGAATCGATTAGTCCGAGCACCGCTAGGGTAGCCAGTGCCTTGAATAATTTTAACCATTCGTTGTACTTGCGAATTtctgaacacaatttcttctccaAACGAGGGGCATCACCTGATAATTCATTGTTCATGCTCAGCCATATTCGTAGGTTTTATATCTGTTcggcagatccattcctcattcactgtttgtaaaaaACTGTTTGTAACCTTCATCCCCCCCCTTAGTGCTTCGGAACGATAGATTTTACCATCCACAGTAATATTGCCTTTGGAAATAGCCCTGCTTCGATAAGTCGCCATAtcaacccaacccggcctcttAGTCTGGCGGGTTATCATGAACTGATCCCGATTCACATTGTagatgttcgagacatgtaataccatacttctacctatttgtagcatgggtgccgttttcaagagcgattggcttcctaccaaagttgatgacgctgttttagctaattatgtgaaagcgggctgtttggatcctcaagatgtcattggatggcgcaccgggttgggagaagatcttcccaaccccaaagaaggggaaatggtagtctttgtggaacacttggaacggggttttaagccgcccggatccaaatttcttagggacgctttgaccttcatgaacgtccgactccaggatttgggacccaatttcataagcaacttgagtcagttccaagtcctttgcgaagcttatctgcggatcgagccttccgttcctctattctggcactttttccatctgaatcgccagacggaattccacaacggccccagtttggaactcggcggtgtcaacgtccagcgccatAGGGATAGTCTGTTTccttcactcaccatgcctagccatcccaagggctggggtgaatcttggttttattgtcaagaaaCGTCCCCCGCtggcgagaacaaacttctgggctacaggccaacccgccttccggttaacttcaagctccccgacaagctcaccgaggaagaagagtcggagttcatcccaatttTGTCTGAaatgagatccttgacgaacaatggtcttaccggggttgacctgatccgctgctgggtcgaatggcggattcttcctctgagccgccgagatggtctaatgtgtgaatttgacggcactctggatcatccccaatgctactttcacacagcattaacagagaaagacattgtcgccatcatcaaaaagctgaccggcgagcccactGGAAAGTGCGGCTAAATCATCTTGAGATTGGCAAAGTCGCCACAGACGCCTTCGTAGTCGACAGGAACGTCTCCTCCCATTAAACGAACATTGTCGGAAGACCTCTAACATAGCAAAATtagttgatggactatggaaaacTAAGTTAGATCGACCATGGCAATTTTAATTCAATTACCATGACAAGTTTATTTTTGTGTCATGGCAAAGTTATATTTAACATACTTCAAAAATTTCGTTTGTACAAATCATGGGAAGTTCAATAAAGATGCAATGGCTTTGCAATTTTTGTTCCTTttttatatatgcactttcaagtTTTAGTTCGTTGAGCACATCATTTGCAAAATATTGTGTTCATCCGAAAATTATGTCTCACACATCATAGCAAAATTCGAAATATTTTTTGGGGAATAGTCACACAATAAATGTATGAAACTCTGATCATCGTGATTTTTTTACTTTTAAGAACATTTCCAATTTTACTTTCTAGCATTTCATTTTTAGATTTATTGGCATGACACAATTGAGTTTTTATTTTGCCATGGCAAATTTacctatatcaccatattttttaAAACCTTGGTTGCCACGacatttttcaattttttatttGCCATGTCAAATTTACTTCCGTTGCCATGGAATTTTTTCTTTAAATCAATTATGGCTTTCATATTTTTTCATGGGATTGTTTTTGCTTTTGTGGTACCATGTTAAATTTACTTTAGCATGGCAAGTTTTACTTTTGTAGCATGGCATATTCCGGTCCTATAAAGACATACACAAATCTACTTTGTAGCATGGCAAAATTTTCTTTTAGTTGCCCTagcaatttttttcttttttagttttgcCATATCAATTTTTACTTTTTATTGCCACGGCAAATTTGCTTTTACATAGATGATTTTTTTTAGTTTGTGTAATGTTCATTATTTCATTGTATTTCCTTGCCATGACATTTTCCAAACATAATTTTGTTGCCATGGCAATTCTGGAATTTTTTGTAATGACACAACATCAACTAATGACTTTTTGCCATAACAAATTTGtgctccactttatttttctTCACTCAAGACATGCTTTCCATGATTTACATAGGATTTCGTACATGTTTTGCATGCACAATGGTAAATTATTCTTCCGTGTCTTCATAACATAGCAAATTCATTTTTTCATATGGCAAATTCCATTATTGTCACATGGCAAATTCATTTTTGTTCATACGACAAATTCTATTATTGTCTTTTGCCATGCCATGTTAATTATCATGTGTTTTTTGCCACGACAATTTTCTGAAAGTTGTTGTCATCGCAATTTTCCCTTTATGGACATGGCAAATTACCCATAACGCGCTTGAAAATTCATGTTGCATTTTTTAATTCGTGCCAATTTTCTGCTTTTAAAGACTGGGCTTTTATTTAGCACAACAAAAACTGGGCTTTTATTGGCCACCACAAAGTAAAACAAAATTTGGGTTTGCtactgtttttttccttttccttttcaagGAAGGCCTGTAGGGAGACGGGATGGGATGTCCCTAGACCGAACATTTGGCCAATATCGGCGTCCCAAAAAAACCTTATTATCATACATCAAAGTTATCCAAAAAAAACATATATCAGAGTTtttctatatctatatctatacctactaTTAAAGGATGTATCGCTTTTGCCCGTACGTCATTCAAATTACCCCTGAAGTTGGCTAAAATTACCAATCAAAGCCACCCGTAAGTTAAGAAAACGATTTGTTTATTTATAAATCGCGACTGTCAAGTTTGTTTCATCTACACAACTATCCCACACACACCACAAATGCGCCTGCACCCAGCTGGATGGAGTCATTCCCTTTTACCTAGGAGACCCAAGTTCGATACCTGTCTCAAAATAAAAATAAGTGTATCAACTTTGTATTAGCTTTAGTATAAAGTTGCACTGCTAAGCTTAAAgatagttattttgggacggagggagtattttgttCTGCCTTTTCCCTTATTTTACGTTTGCGTAATATAGAACTACCTCGCCCAAGTGTCATCTTCTTTTTCCCCTATTTCACGTTGGCGTAAAATAGAACTGCCTCGCCCAAGGGTCATCTTAGCAAATGGGCTGCACGGTGTTGCAATTCAGCCCGCCTACTCTCTATTAACAATTTTCTATTTTAATAGATTtagtattttttaaaatattcatattCATATCTTTCAAATCCTAACTTCAAAATAAGAATGTTATATACAAAAATTGCTCAGAGAAATGTATAGATTCCAAATATGATATTACCTTGCAtcttaaatatttctaaaattatatTTATGTTGCAACCTTAATTTAATTTTCTTTACATGGGGTGTTTTCAGAATGCCTATTCGTTATACATATCCGTACAGATTGATTGTTTTTGGCAaacattttttttttgcaatCAAATTAAGTCAAACTTGAATAACAGTTATATACACATGTATGAAGAAGATAAAAACAACGCGCTTAGGCACATGCTATCATTGAGTATAAAGTATGCCTTACTATTTTAAACCTAATGCATTATTTGTTGGGTATCTCCGAGAAGGAACGCAGGGTAGACGCGAATTGATATCCACAcctaggtaaatatttttgttgtcTAATAAATGGGAATAAACTTCAGTACGCTTCAAAAATCGGCCCATACACACATGAATCAACCTGATAAGGAATTAAGAAAGTGCGACTTGAACGCGCCCATGTGATCCGGGTGCATGCACACGGATGCCTGCACGCTGCCGCCCCCGCCCTTGGCGGCCACGAGCACCACCTGCCCGCAATTGTTCATGGTGATCAGCTCCGTCCTACTTGGCGCACCCCACCCGAAGTCGGCCACCTCGTACGCCGGGTACCGCGGTGACCCGGAGATGTTCACCATCCGGTCCATTGGCAGCCACGACAGCAGGTCCATCCAGTCCCAAAGGGCGAGCGGGTCCTCGGCCGCGCGGCGGACCTCCCGCTGCACCGCCGCCGTGGCGGCTGCGAAGCCATCTACGGCGAGGAGGTCCCGCGCCGTGGCCTTGGCGAGGCACCCGGTGATGCACGTCCCGAAGTAGTTCTCGCCCACGGGCGGGTCGATGCCGCGCCGCCCGCGGcagtcgatgaagaagaagacgtaGACGTCGTGGTCGGCGGAGATGACGGCCGGGTGCTTAGCCCGGACGAAGGACACCCAGGCGAGAGCCACGACCGCCACGAAGCTGGACGGCGCAGGTGTTGATCCGGCCTGCGCGGAGGTCGTGTGGCCGGAAATACGTTGCTTCAGGCGGTCAATGTGCTGCGTGGTGACGGTGAACGTCCGGCGAGGGAGATTAATTGGGGCGTTAGGAAACAGGTTGATGTCCTGCAATGTGGAGTGCCGAGAATGTTTGTTTGAGAGCAGGCCATTAGATGAAGATCTACTTCACGCCGGCTTTTTAGTTTCACACTGTCAATCTGTAGTGAGAGATATTTCAGAGAATTCAGGTGGACTGTCAACCTGTCCATTCGGGGGATCAACTTTCGCTCCAAACATTTTGAAGAATGCCGGTACAGCTATGAACCACACAGTGGTATCTTTGAAATCTCATAATTTAGCAAAGTTTGCGTTATCTCTTACAGCCTGTttggtttgtgtgtgtgtgtgtccgcGCTTTTTATTAGGGGAGGGGGGATGAAACTAAGGGATTGAAATTGAGCATTATATATAAAGCAACATCATCAGAATAAAATACACGACCAAACGATACAATGTGATGAAAATGTTGTTGCCGAGCTGTGGGGAacgagcgagaggaagaagatcaatcggaggaagaagatggactgGAATTGACAGAGTTTGTGCTGCTGAACTGCCTGCAGCTTTTCGGGTGTTCTGTTATTATGCAGAGTGTTTCATCTGTGAATTACAAGGGAAAAACAAATACCCACGCTCGCCAGCTACTGATTGTATCTTCCCACATCCTGGTCATGCGCAAGCCAACTACGTCGCCGCCAAATCCGTTGGAGCTCATGCCATCCCATGAAGCAGTTTTTACCGGCGCAACTACTGCTAACTAACTAACTCAAGAGAGGAAAAATAATGACAGACTCGGGTCTGAACATGCGCACGCTTCCGGACTGGTTATTCAGTTAAGTATCCAAGTGTTTAGTGACCGTTCTAGCAATGGAATTACACATCAAATCAACCCTAATCCTGTTGCTGTTCTTTTACGTGGATGATCCCAAGTTTGCACCGAAGCTCTGCGAGCTTTGCACGCCCAAGAGATTTCGTTAGTATGTCTGCCAACTAATCATTAGTTTGAATGTGCTCAACCTCCACTTTGCCTTCCTCCAAACACTCTCTGATATAGTGGTACCTTAGATCAATGTGTTTGCTCATGTCGTGGTGCACATGATTTTTGCTCAGCTCAATTGCAGATATGTTGTCCACCTTGAGCTTCACCTTCTGCTCCTCTGTTTTAAGCATCTTTGAAATTAAACGGCTAAGCCACACAACCTGTGTTGCTGCTGTCGCTGCCGCCATGTACTCAGCCTCACACGAGGACATGGCCACAATCTTCTGCTTTTGTGAGCATCAAGTGATGATGCTCGGACCCAGGAAGAAGGCCAGGCCAGTCGTGCTCTTTCTGTCTGTCAGATCACCGGCGTGATCACTGTCATTGAAGCCTGTCAGAGAAGTTCCTCCTCCTACCTTATAAGTGCATCCATAACCCAGAGTTCCTCGAATGTACCTGAGGATCTGCCTGATAATCGCCCAGTGTTGCTTTCCAGGTGCTTCCATGAATATGCTGGCGACCCCGACTACATAAGCTATATCTAGTCGCGTATTAACCAAATACCACAAGCTTCCAATTACACGGCGATACATGGTTGCATCGACCACCTCTCCACAGTTCTTCCCAACTTTCAAATGATTCTCCATGGGTACGAAGCTGGGACTACAGTCCTTCATGCCTCCGTCTTCCAGAATCTTGGCTGCATAACCGGATTGACACAGTGTGATCTTGCCACGCTACTGCTTCCCTTCAATGCCAAGATAATAGCTAAGCAGTCCGAGATAGCTCATCTGGAAGGGCTCGTGCATCTGTGTCTTGAAGCAGTCAATGGCATTGTCGGTAGTGCCCGTGATGATCAGATCATCGACGTACACCCCCACCAACAAGAAGTTGTCATCACTTCCACGCCGGTACAGAGCGTGATCCAGCTTGTACTGTGCAAACCCAAGCGACTGGAGTGTCGCGTCCAGTTTGGCGTTCCATGCTCGAGGGGCCTGTCGGAGCCCATACTGTGCCTTCCGAAGCTTTAGTACCTTGTGCACGTTGTCATCGTCGATGAAGCCGGTTGGTTGGTGCAcatacacctcctcctccaggtCACCATTGAGGAAGGCCGAGCGTACGTCCATATGGTGCACGCTATAGCTCGTGCGCGGCGCCAACAAGCAACAACCTCACTGTCTCCAGCCACGCCACTGGGGAAAAGTCCTCATCAAAGTCGATGCCCTGCCGCTGAGCATAACCTTTGGCCACGAGACGAGCTTTGTGCTTCACCACATTGCCCGCGAAATCTCTCTTAGCCTTGTACACCCATTTCAGGCTGATCGCTCGGTGCCCATCTGGGAGCATGGCAAGCTCCCATGTGTTGTTGGTGCGGATGGACTCCATCTCCACTTCCATGGCAGCGCGCCACGCTAGCTCACTCAGTGCAACATCGACGGACGGGGGCTCTTCCGCTACGGACAGACACAACCCGCTGTACTCAAGAGTGCGCGTCGTGGCATGGTCGATGAGGTGTTCGATGGTCTTGTACCGGAGAGGCACCCCCTCGGAGTCGAAGGTCTCCCCACCAGGTGCAGATACCCAGCCATCATCGTCGGAAGCAGGTTGCATGGTCGCACGGGAGTTACTGGGTCCGGCAGGTGCGAGCGAACCCGCACCCACCGTCGGTGTGCATGATGATGTTGCGAGGCTTGTCGGCGAGCTCGGTCCCGCAGATGCTGCAGATGAACTAGGTGTGGGCGTCGTGCTTGAAGACACAGTGTACGTCGTTGTTACACGCACCCCATGTCATGGTACACGACCGAAAGCTCCCTCGTGCAGGCGTGCACGTCGCCCCCCCGGCCTTGCTCTAGTCATAGCGTCGGTCCTCCTCAAAGCGAACATCCCGCATGATGTGCACCCGCTTGCCGATCGGGTCGTACACCCGATAGCCTTTTGTGCCGGGATCGTACCCGAGGAAGATGCCGGGGTGCGACCTGTAAGCGAGCTTGGTCATGCCAGGCCTAATGAGCTTGACGTGCGCGACGCACCCGAAGGTGCGGAAGTAGTCCATCGTTTCTTCTTGCGGCATGCCTCATACGGTGTGAAGCCGTGCAGGCTTCGGGTGGGTGAGCGATTCAAAATGTCCACACCAGTGTGCACTGCCTCGCCCCAGAACATGCACGACACATCCATGGCTTTCAGGAGACCGCGAGCCATCTCCACCATGGATTGATTCTGGTGCTGGACGACGCCGTTTTGCTAGGGAGAGTACGGTGTTGTAATGTTCCTCGGAATCCCTAGCTCCTCGCGGTAGGAGGCAAATTATTTCAAGATGAACTCTCTGCCTTCGTCAGTGCGGAACGCCTGAAGCCCGACGCCGCTCTCCATCTCTGCCCGTGCCTTGATCTTCCTGAAGTACTCGAATGCCTCATCCTTGCTTTTCAGCACCTCAAGCTACCTATACCTGCTATAATGATCGACGATCAACAGAAAGTACTTGTTGCCACTGGCTGTCGCTGGAGTAACCGGCCCATAGAGATCACCATGGGTGAGTTCAAGGGCTTGCTCAGCCCGGTACGCTGACGCGCACGGAAAAGGAGTGTGGTGTATCTTCCCTATGGTAGAGCCGTCGCAAAACTGGTCGACGCGGCCGATCGTCGGCATG harbors:
- the LOC123413340 gene encoding anthocyanin 5-aromatic acyltransferase-like; the protein is MPTVKIVEFDSVASPPEDLLLRLSALEAPWVVIPVIQRVFLFDDAGSQHPPFATLVGSLRASLAATLARLPPLAGRIVFLPSTGDAAIDCSASEGSGVRFIVAESDEADAGRLGGDADHDVDAFKAFVPKLKVDVLPAEVLAVQVTRLKGGVAVGVAMHHAVVDGRSVWRFFQAWAAACRGDDAAAEAVVAGLTFDRAVIALPGGEELTRSTLRKYAPNLPLDINLFPNAPINLPRRTFTVTTQHIDRLKQRISGHTTSAQAGSTPAPSSFVAVVALAWVSFVRAKHPAVISADHDVYVFFFIDCRGRRGIDPPVGENYFGTCITGCLAKATARDLLAVDGFAAATAAVQREVRRAAEDPLALWDWMDLLSWLPMDRMVNISGSPRYPAYEVADFGWGAPSRTELITMNNCGQVVLVAAKGGGGSVQASVCMHPDHMGAFKSHFLNSLSG